A window from Leptothermofonsia sichuanensis E412 encodes these proteins:
- a CDS encoding COX15/CtaA family protein, whose product MTDIFFHPSTDETPHPQKQIRSLIFGMTGETWILLAIGSATRVMNAGLACPDWPLCYGVLFPSQQMNLQVFLEWFHRLAASSMGLFAIALVAMAWWYRRLIPQWLPWASVLVLGLIILQGVLGGLTVTELLRFDIVTAHLAVGFLFFITLLSMGCALLPYQGTGSAGKLRWVGLVAAVLVYAQSILGALVASQWALHQCLSTSNLCQVMNSHIAGVIPATLGTLFLMVLAWRTPALHPYLRRLANLAGGLVVLQIGLGIATFKLRLQVEPLTVAHHAMGALLLGTLVAFTVLAWRDVPAPVLNIKSTPESPEAISFQNHSAESQPA is encoded by the coding sequence ATGACGGATATTTTCTTTCATCCATCGACCGATGAAACCCCCCATCCCCAAAAGCAGATCCGCAGCCTTATATTTGGGATGACTGGCGAAACCTGGATTTTGCTGGCAATTGGGAGTGCTACCCGCGTCATGAATGCAGGCCTCGCCTGCCCCGACTGGCCCCTTTGCTACGGAGTGCTTTTCCCCAGCCAGCAGATGAATCTGCAAGTCTTCTTGGAATGGTTTCACCGTCTGGCAGCTTCTTCTATGGGGTTGTTTGCGATCGCCCTGGTAGCAATGGCATGGTGGTATCGGCGATTAATTCCCCAATGGCTTCCCTGGGCATCTGTCCTAGTGTTAGGACTGATTATTTTGCAGGGCGTCCTGGGAGGGCTGACGGTTACCGAACTGCTGCGGTTTGACATTGTCACAGCTCACCTGGCAGTCGGGTTTCTGTTCTTCATCACCTTGCTGTCAATGGGATGCGCCCTGCTCCCTTACCAGGGAACAGGAAGTGCCGGAAAACTTCGCTGGGTAGGGCTGGTGGCAGCAGTTCTGGTCTATGCCCAGAGTATTTTAGGGGCACTGGTAGCCTCCCAATGGGCACTGCATCAATGCCTGAGTACTTCCAACCTCTGCCAGGTGATGAATAGTCATATTGCAGGGGTGATTCCAGCCACTCTGGGAACGCTTTTCCTGATGGTGCTGGCATGGCGTACTCCTGCCCTCCACCCCTATTTGAGACGACTTGCCAATCTGGCAGGTGGACTGGTCGTGCTTCAGATTGGACTGGGGATTGCCACCTTTAAGCTCCGGCTCCAGGTAGAACCTTTAACCGTTGCCCACCATGCCATGGGAGCGCTACTACTGGGCACTCTGGTTGCCTTTACGGTGCTGGCATGGCGCGATGTCCCTGCTCCTGTCTTGAATATAAAATCCACCCCGGAGTCTCCAGAAGCCATATCCTTTCAAAATCACAGTGCTGAGAGCCAGCCAGCTTGA
- a CDS encoding heme o synthase, with protein MQETSLAGFSRRHDNFLQVIQSYWQLTKPRIILLLLITTAGGMGIAAEGQVNPLLLLVTLISGACAAGAANTINCLYDRDIDYIMERTRHRPLPSGRVQPRDALLFAIALALLSFLLLTVFANLLSACLAMSGIVVYVLVYTHWLKRHSTQNIVIGGAAGAIPPLVGWAAVTGELSWVAWVLFAIIFLWTPPHFWALAVMIREDYARVGVPMLPVVEGTEPTARQIFYYTLALIPVTLLLVYPLQVMGAIYAAIALLLGGIFVKKAWQLMQTPSDLQMARSVFKYSILYLMLLCAGMALDSLPFSHQVINLVATNWQTWLQAVTAIAPAEIR; from the coding sequence ATGCAAGAAACATCCTTAGCGGGGTTTTCCCGCCGACACGACAACTTCCTCCAGGTGATTCAAAGCTACTGGCAATTGACAAAACCTCGTATCATTCTGTTGCTGTTAATTACAACGGCGGGAGGAATGGGGATAGCGGCGGAAGGGCAGGTCAACCCCCTGCTGCTGCTTGTAACCCTGATCAGTGGAGCCTGTGCAGCGGGGGCAGCCAATACAATTAATTGCCTCTACGATCGCGATATTGATTACATTATGGAACGTACCCGTCATCGTCCATTGCCGTCTGGGCGGGTACAACCACGGGATGCGCTGCTGTTTGCGATCGCCCTTGCCCTTCTGTCCTTCTTGCTGCTGACGGTGTTTGCCAATCTGCTGAGTGCCTGTCTTGCCATGTCCGGGATTGTAGTCTACGTTCTGGTCTACACCCACTGGCTGAAGCGCCACAGCACTCAAAACATTGTGATTGGCGGGGCGGCTGGGGCAATTCCACCCCTGGTGGGTTGGGCCGCCGTCACAGGTGAACTCAGTTGGGTTGCCTGGGTGTTGTTTGCCATCATCTTTTTGTGGACTCCCCCCCACTTTTGGGCACTGGCTGTCATGATTCGGGAGGACTATGCCAGAGTTGGGGTACCCATGCTGCCTGTGGTGGAAGGGACAGAACCGACGGCTCGCCAGATCTTTTACTACACCCTGGCACTGATTCCGGTCACGTTGCTGCTGGTTTATCCCTTACAGGTCATGGGGGCGATTTATGCCGCGATCGCCCTGCTGCTGGGGGGCATCTTTGTCAAAAAGGCATGGCAGTTGATGCAGACTCCGTCAGACCTCCAGATGGCTCGCTCGGTCTTTAAATACTCCATTCTTTATCTGATGTTGCTCTGTGCTGGCATGGCACTAGATAGCCTGCCTTTCTCCCACCAGGTCATAAATCTGGTGGCGACCAACTGGCAGACCTGGCTACAGGCAGTGACCGCGATCGCCCCTGCTGAAATTCGCTAA
- the nfi gene encoding deoxyribonuclease V (cleaves DNA at apurinic or apyrimidinic sites): MKIEHRHEWCLTAEEAVTIQQSLRNEIITTDQLGEIQFVAGVDVGFESEGHITRAAVAVLRLEDLKLQDRAIARRPTTFPYIPGFLSFREVPAVLDALQKLSIVPDLLLCDGQGIAHPRRFGIACHLGLLTDLPSIGVAKSLLVGHHGEVPNDRGHWVPLTHKGETVGAVLRTRPSTKPLYISSGHRISLPTAIAYVMRCTTRYRLPETTRFAHKLASGPAIDQPDKQVSEQMSLFYREGEKERNK; this comes from the coding sequence ATGAAGATTGAACACCGTCACGAATGGTGCCTGACAGCAGAAGAGGCCGTCACTATTCAGCAATCGCTGCGAAATGAAATCATTACCACAGATCAGTTGGGTGAGATCCAGTTCGTTGCTGGAGTTGACGTGGGGTTTGAGTCGGAAGGCCACATTACCCGCGCGGCTGTTGCTGTTCTCAGGTTGGAAGATTTGAAGCTGCAAGACCGGGCGATCGCCCGCCGCCCAACCACCTTCCCCTATATCCCTGGTTTTCTTTCCTTTCGAGAAGTGCCTGCTGTTCTGGACGCGCTGCAAAAGCTATCGATTGTGCCTGATTTACTACTCTGTGACGGACAGGGTATCGCCCATCCCCGACGGTTTGGGATTGCCTGCCACCTGGGGCTACTGACCGATCTCCCCTCCATTGGCGTTGCCAAATCGCTCCTGGTCGGCCACCATGGGGAAGTACCGAACGATCGGGGCCATTGGGTTCCCCTCACCCACAAAGGAGAAACTGTCGGAGCTGTCCTTCGCACCCGTCCCAGCACCAAACCCCTGTATATCTCCAGCGGACATCGAATTAGTTTACCAACGGCGATCGCCTACGTCATGCGCTGTACCACTCGATATCGCCTCCCCGAAACCACTCGCTTTGCCCATAAGCTGGCTTCCGGTCCCGCGATCGACCAGCCCGATAAGCAGGTATCTGAGCAGATGTCATTGTTTTATAGGGAGGGGGAGAAGGAGCGGAATAAATGA
- a CDS encoding ABC transporter ATP-binding protein has protein sequence MAPTVLVENLQKNYGAVEAVKAVSFQIEPGEIFGLLGPNGAGKTTTLRCLCTLTEPDAGRIEVSGISIIDNPRLARRRLGYVAQEIALDKVLTGRELLQLQAALYHLPRSVTQDRINSVLSLLGLQDYADQKTGTYSGGLKKRLDLAAGLLHQPDVLVLDEPTVGLDIESRRVVWDFLRRLRDQGTTVLLTSHYLEEVDALADRVAIIDQGVVIACGKPSELKDKVGGDRITLRIREFAPLEEAEKARVLLESVPVVQEVIINSAQGNSLNLVVSPQSDALLTVQKVLQEAGMPTFGIAQSRPSLDDVYLAATGRTLLDAEIAASNSRDEKAERKKNMR, from the coding sequence ATGGCTCCTACTGTTTTAGTTGAAAACCTGCAAAAGAACTACGGTGCTGTCGAAGCCGTCAAAGCGGTTTCGTTTCAGATAGAACCAGGAGAAATCTTTGGGCTGTTGGGACCCAACGGAGCCGGTAAAACCACAACCCTCCGCTGCCTCTGTACCCTTACGGAACCAGATGCCGGGAGAATCGAGGTTTCTGGTATCTCAATCATTGACAACCCCAGGCTGGCAAGACGGCGGTTGGGCTATGTGGCTCAGGAAATTGCCTTAGACAAAGTGTTGACCGGGAGAGAACTGCTTCAGTTACAGGCGGCACTCTATCACCTGCCCCGTTCAGTCACTCAAGATCGGATTAACAGTGTTCTCAGTCTGTTGGGCTTACAGGACTATGCAGACCAGAAAACAGGCACCTATTCGGGGGGGCTGAAAAAACGCCTTGACCTGGCAGCCGGGCTGCTCCATCAGCCAGATGTACTGGTGCTGGATGAACCTACCGTGGGGCTGGATATTGAGAGTCGCCGGGTGGTTTGGGACTTTTTGCGCCGCCTCCGGGATCAGGGAACGACGGTGCTGCTGACCAGCCACTACCTGGAAGAAGTGGATGCCCTGGCAGACCGGGTGGCCATTATTGACCAGGGAGTGGTCATCGCCTGTGGCAAACCCTCCGAATTGAAGGATAAGGTGGGGGGCGATCGCATCACCCTGCGCATCCGTGAGTTCGCTCCCCTGGAAGAAGCTGAAAAAGCCAGAGTACTCCTCGAATCTGTTCCTGTCGTTCAGGAAGTTATTATCAACAGTGCCCAGGGTAATTCGCTGAATCTGGTGGTTTCTCCCCAGAGTGATGCTTTACTGACGGTGCAGAAAGTCCTTCAGGAAGCAGGAATGCCAACCTTTGGCATTGCTCAGTCGCGCCCCAGTCTGGATGATGTGTACCTGGCAGCTACTGGACGAACCCTGCTGGATGCCGAAATAGCTGCCTCTAATAGCCGGGATGAAAAGGCAGAGCGTAAGAAAAACATGAGGTAA
- a CDS encoding Uma2 family endonuclease, protein MLHYDPRHCLPSAAELPDSDDTPVDNELQNLIPNLLEAILAIAWADRQDWFMGIDMGIYYAPEVPPLVPDGFLSLGVERFVGEEGRLSYVLWEEDNIVPILTLEVASKTYGGEYERKKKDYAELGVLYYVIYVPDRRHRCRRQLLEVHRLVDGEYVLQKGDRIWMPEIGLALGRERGTYLGRTREWLYWYDQQGNRLLTPEELVEQERQRAEQERQRAEQAEQTLRELRAQLQRKGIDLEA, encoded by the coding sequence ATGCTGCACTACGACCCCCGCCATTGTCTTCCTTCGGCAGCAGAGTTGCCCGATTCGGATGACACCCCTGTGGACAATGAACTCCAAAACCTGATTCCCAATTTACTGGAGGCAATCCTGGCGATCGCCTGGGCAGATCGCCAGGATTGGTTTATGGGGATTGACATGGGCATTTACTATGCCCCTGAAGTACCACCCCTGGTACCTGATGGCTTTCTCAGCTTAGGGGTAGAACGGTTTGTTGGGGAAGAGGGACGGTTGAGCTATGTACTGTGGGAAGAGGATAATATTGTCCCCATCCTGACCCTGGAAGTGGCTTCAAAAACCTATGGTGGAGAATACGAGCGCAAAAAAAAGGACTACGCTGAATTAGGAGTGCTTTACTACGTAATCTATGTCCCCGATCGTCGCCATCGTTGCAGGCGACAACTGCTTGAGGTACATCGGCTGGTGGATGGAGAGTATGTTCTCCAGAAGGGTGATCGAATCTGGATGCCTGAAATTGGGCTGGCATTGGGACGGGAGCGGGGGACTTACCTGGGGCGTACACGGGAGTGGTTGTACTGGTACGATCAGCAGGGCAATCGCTTACTGACTCCAGAAGAACTGGTAGAACAGGAACGCCAGCGGGCAGAGCAGGAACGTCAGCGGGCAGAGCAGGCAGAGCAAACATTACGGGAGCTACGGGCGCAACTGCAAAGGAAAGGGATCGATCTGGAAGCGTGA
- a CDS encoding tRNA (cytidine(34)-2'-O)-methyltransferase, translated as MLRVVLVHPQIPPNTGNIARTCAATDTELHLVGPLGFEISDRYLKRAGLDYWRYVKLRYHHSIEEFQTFSATQPGRWIGFSTSGSCSYVKFTFLPDDWLLFGSETAGLSADILNACAATVHIPMTQPGVRSLNLSVSAAVGLFEARRQLGY; from the coding sequence ATGCTGAGAGTTGTCCTTGTTCACCCCCAAATTCCGCCCAATACAGGCAATATTGCCCGTACTTGCGCTGCTACGGACACGGAGCTACATCTGGTCGGTCCTCTGGGATTTGAAATCAGCGATCGCTACCTTAAACGAGCAGGGCTGGACTACTGGAGGTATGTCAAGTTGCGCTATCACCACTCAATTGAAGAATTTCAAACATTCTCAGCCACCCAGCCTGGTCGGTGGATTGGCTTCAGCACTTCTGGAAGTTGTAGTTATGTCAAATTCACCTTTCTCCCGGATGATTGGTTGCTTTTTGGCAGCGAAACAGCAGGCCTTTCAGCCGATATTCTCAATGCCTGCGCAGCGACCGTGCATATCCCCATGACCCAACCCGGAGTCCGGAGCCTCAACCTTTCTGTCAGTGCTGCCGTAGGACTGTTTGAAGCTCGCCGCCAGCTTGGCTACTGA
- a CDS encoding DUF4079 domain-containing protein — protein sequence MHLPSFLWLWKTAAWSMGFAVFAYLLLAISGGWMIFIRQRRQARPGWLRPSHYLIGIVMIGLVLLLLGIGIVGTLGHYGRLGHSLHLPAGLVVVDLVFLSAWSAVQISPERPWARWLHIGTNGILGIAFILVSLTGWSVVQKYLP from the coding sequence ATGCACCTTCCCTCCTTCCTCTGGCTCTGGAAAACGGCTGCCTGGTCAATGGGCTTTGCTGTTTTCGCCTATCTGTTACTGGCAATTTCGGGTGGGTGGATGATTTTTATCCGGCAACGGCGGCAGGCCCGCCCCGGTTGGCTGCGCCCGTCTCACTACCTGATTGGGATTGTCATGATCGGTCTGGTGTTGTTATTGCTGGGGATTGGTATTGTCGGTACTTTGGGGCATTACGGCAGGCTGGGACATTCGCTTCATTTACCTGCCGGGCTGGTTGTGGTTGACCTGGTATTTTTGTCTGCCTGGAGTGCGGTGCAAATTAGCCCAGAGCGTCCCTGGGCACGGTGGCTCCACATTGGTACTAATGGGATTCTAGGCATAGCTTTCATTTTGGTTTCCCTCACCGGCTGGAGTGTAGTGCAGAAATATTTGCCCTGA
- a CDS encoding ABC transporter permease → MSSTITPPTLNGKVAVAQKPDSASPFSDFLQETLALTRRLFIQLQRRPSTLVAGIIQPLMWLVLFGALFQNAPQGLFGNNVNYGQFLGAGVIVFTAFGGALNAGLPVMFDREFGFLNRLLVAPLSSRYSIVAASAIFITVMSLIQTAAIVIMSAFLGAGLPDVLGLGLMALIVLLLVVGVTALSLGLAFSLPGHIELIAVIFVTNLPLLFASTALVPLSFMPRWLQWVATLNPLSYAIEPIRYIYLHEDWSLNSVVMQAPWGEVTLGASLLVLFSFAVVILLSIQPRLRRALT, encoded by the coding sequence ATGAGTAGCACCATTACACCGCCCACCCTCAATGGAAAAGTTGCCGTTGCTCAGAAACCGGACTCTGCCAGCCCATTCAGTGATTTTCTTCAAGAAACCCTTGCCCTTACTCGACGACTGTTTATTCAGCTTCAACGACGACCCTCCACCCTGGTGGCTGGAATAATTCAACCATTGATGTGGCTGGTTTTATTTGGAGCATTGTTTCAGAATGCGCCTCAAGGCCTGTTTGGCAACAACGTTAACTACGGGCAATTCCTGGGGGCGGGGGTGATTGTCTTTACGGCGTTTGGCGGCGCTCTGAATGCGGGCTTGCCGGTCATGTTTGACCGGGAATTTGGCTTCCTGAATCGGCTCCTGGTGGCGCCCCTGTCATCTCGCTATTCCATTGTGGCGGCATCTGCCATCTTTATTACGGTGATGAGTTTGATCCAGACAGCGGCGATCGTGATTATGAGTGCCTTTTTAGGCGCTGGACTACCCGATGTCCTGGGACTGGGGCTGATGGCGCTGATTGTGTTGCTGCTGGTGGTGGGGGTGACTGCCCTCAGTCTGGGGCTTGCCTTCTCCTTACCCGGTCACATTGAGCTGATTGCCGTAATTTTTGTCACCAATCTGCCGCTGCTATTTGCCAGCACTGCCCTGGTGCCTCTTTCCTTCATGCCCCGCTGGTTGCAATGGGTAGCAACGCTAAATCCCCTCAGTTACGCGATCGAGCCAATTCGCTATATCTACCTGCACGAGGATTGGTCTTTGAACAGTGTTGTGATGCAGGCACCCTGGGGCGAAGTAACCCTGGGCGCGTCACTACTGGTTCTATTCAGTTTTGCTGTGGTCATTTTACTCAGCATTCAGCCCAGACTGCGCCGGGCGCTGACCTGA